In a single window of the Chionomys nivalis chromosome 11, mChiNiv1.1, whole genome shotgun sequence genome:
- the Fam151a gene encoding LOW QUALITY PROTEIN: protein FAM151A (The sequence of the model RefSeq protein was modified relative to this genomic sequence to represent the inferred CDS: substituted 1 base at 1 genomic stop codon), with amino-acid sequence MSCKKWCSNSQTKWILAGSVSVTLVLTISMVLGLTLHRSTQTGCDQDAVCRSDADMLDYMLSTGHISHRDGLLITWYHAANSKKEMEDALNSSVMVLEADVNVEGFTTVNETGVPIMAHPPAIYSDNTLQEWLEAVLSSSQKGIKLDFKSLKAVGPSLDLLRQMTEAGKIRRPVWINADILRGPNVPISIEINATQFLALVQEKYPEVTISPGFTTLYVPQLPNSTYTKAMVEKMQELVGALPQRITFPVRAFMARAAWPHFSWLLAQSERYSLTLWQGASDPVSVDDLLFIRDNSATHQIYYDLFEPVLSQFKQLALNSTRMRTYYTGGSLIPLLQQPRSDGLEVEWLDLEVNGSRRAAAITAPDREGMILLDVGLQEPEAGTPVPILRTQGGPALTLESCLLQLAAHPGSWGIHVNIVEPAALRPSLATLARLSTLGRLPWPVWVGATISHGNFVVPGHMAGRELLTAVAEVFPHVTVAPGWPEEVLGSGYQEQMVTDMLELCQGLWQPVSFQLQAGPLGRSSAKAVARLLAASPRATVTVHHSMAGNNYADVWAGLWVARAMDRTRVYYRIPQEYREDLLADVSRNXPPSKTGPSNVEGFPGESG; translated from the exons ATGTCCTGCAAGAAGTGGTGCTCGAACAGCCAGACGAAGTGGATCCTTGCAGGCAGTGTCAGTGTGACCCTGGTGTTGACCATTTCAATGGTCCTGGGCCTCACCTTGCATCGGAGCACCCAAACAG GCTGTGATCAAGATGCAGTTTGCCGTTCAGACGCTGACATGCTGGACTACATGCTAAGCACGGGCCATATCAGTCACCGGGATGGCCTGCTAATCACCTGGTACCACGCAGCCAACAGCAAGAAAGAGATGGAGGATGCCCTGAACA GCAGTGTCATGGTCTTGGAGGCAGATGTCAATGTAGAAGGGTTCACCACAGTCAATGAGACCGGGGTGCCTATTATGGCCCACCCTCCAGCCATCTACAGTGACAACACCCTGCAGGAGTGGCTGGAAGCTGTACTCTCCTCGTCTCAGAAGG GCATCAAACTGGACTTCAAGAGCCTCAAGGCTGTGGGCCCCTCCCTGGACCTCCTCCGGCAGATGACCGAGGCTGGCAAGATTCGGAGACCGGTGTGGATCAATGCTGACATCCTGAGGGGCCCCAATGTGCCCATCTCGATTGAGATCAATGCTACACA GTTCCTGGCGCTGGTCCAGGAGAAGTATCCCGAGGTCACCATCTCTCCTGGCTTTACTACTCTGTATGTGCCTCAGTTGCCAAACAGCACCTATACCAAAGCCATGGTGGAGAAGATGCAGGAGCTGGTGGGGGCGCTGCCTCAGAGGATCACCTTCCCTGTTCGGGCTTTCATGGCACGGGCTGCTTGGCCCCACTTCAGCTGGCTCCTGGCCCAATCTGAGAG GTACAGCCTGACACTGTGGCAGGGTGCCTCGGACCCCGTGTCGGTGGACGATCTTCTCTTCATCCGGGACAACAGTGCCACCCACCAAATCTACTATGACCTCTTTGAGCCCGTCCTGTCACAGTTCAAGCAGCTGGCCT TGAACAGCACCCGGATGCGAACCTACTACACAGGTGGCAGCCTGATCCCTCTTCTCCAGCAGCCCAGGAGTGATGGCCTGGAGGTAGAGTGGCTGGATCTAGAAGTGAATGGCAGCAGGAGGGCAGCGGCCATTACTGCCCCTG ACAGAGAAGGCATGATCCTGCTGGATGTGGGCCTCCAGGAACCTGAAGCTGGGACCCCTGTGCCCATCCTGCGTACCCAAGGTGGTCCTGCTCTGACATTAGAGTCCTGTCTGTTGCAGCTGGCTGCTCACCCCGGGTCCTGGGGCATCCATGTGAACATTGTGGAACCCGCAGCTCTCCGGCCCTCCCTGGCCACACTGGCACGCCTCTCCACCCTTGGCCGTCTGCCCTGGCCCGTGTGGGTGGGGGCTACAATCTCACATGGTAATTTTGTGGTCCCTGGTCATATGGCCGGCAGAGAACTGCTTACAGCCGTGGCTGAAGTTTTCCCTCATGTGACCGtggcaccaggctggcctgaagagGTTCTGGGCAGCGGCTATCAGGAGCAGATGGTCACAGATATGCTGGAGCTATGTCAGGGACTCTGGCAACCTGTGTCCTTCCAGCTGCAGGCTGGGCCACTGGGCCGGAGTTCGGCCAAAGCTGTGGCCAGGCTGCTGGCAGCCTCCCCTCGAGCCACGGTCACTGTGCACCACAGCATGGCTGGGAACAACTATGCAGATGTTTGGGCTGGGTTGTGGGTGGCCAGGGCCATGGACAGGACCCGAGTCTATTACAGGATACCCCAGGAGTACCGAGAAGACTTGCTGGCAGATGTGAGCAGGAACTGACCACCCAGTAAGACTGGACCATCTAATGTGGAAGGCTTCCCTGGGGAGTCAGGGTGA